In Arachis hypogaea cultivar Tifrunner chromosome 17, arahy.Tifrunner.gnm2.J5K5, whole genome shotgun sequence, a single window of DNA contains:
- the LOC112763998 gene encoding uncharacterized protein — protein sequence MVTIAVVAGSSSRPAVASSSVPAYEPPTQPVAFPSFAVDLSGNVGDEVGTGEHLPTSVHCSTPAGVGDGLFEDPDDDDVEPDLITDDSGDDLGASDPRGAAGGSSSGTQQYPPHFSSLDLDAMRHDGLSGQAAGFGVRDVDGSAGMTEFQGDWDESYNEIPMWVLGVQLTMPGSVAVLRTCPVRVGGQLDESHAYFHRMFWMFTPCIEAFCHCKPLDGNSNILHVAFVLVEGENADSWFFFLSHLRQHITPQPGLLVISDRHNGIKAALDAPDGGWLPPAAYRAFCIRHVAANFALTFKGKDARRLLVNAADAKTEVEFDYWFDILRFENPAMCDWANRIEYSLWTQYCDEGRRFGHMMTNISECVNSILKSVRNLPVCSLVKATYGRLAKLFVRKGREAKAQLGTEQQFSQYLVKCIEANLKTARCFTVTVYDRDNSEYIVVETTPTGSFSLGSYRVSLASQTCDCGYFQALHFPCPHALACCAYSRVTWQPYLHQVYRLSSVFSVYRMRFTPPIPEGFWPPYDGPTVIPDPNMRRAREGRSRSTRIRTNMDEADPNRPKRCGLCRQPGHTRRSCPQTGGPSHAG from the exons CCGTGGTGGCCGGTTCTAGCTCGAGACCTGCCGTTGCTTCTTCCTCCGTCCCTGCATATGAGCCACCGACCCAGCCTGTCGCCTTCCCTTCGTTCGCTGTTGACCTCAGCGGCAATGTCGGCGACGAGGTTGGTACAGGGGAACATCTTCCGACCTCAGTACATTGTTCTACACCAGCTGGTGTTGGAGACGGATTGTTTGAAGATCCAGATGACGATGATGTTGAGCCGGATCTGATTACTGACGACAGTGGCGATGATCTTGGAGCGAGTGACCCGAGAGGGGCTGCAGGTGGATCTAGTTCTGGGACACAGCAGTACCCACCCCATTTTTCATCATTGGacctggatgccatgaggcaTGATGGGCTTTCTGGGCAGGCTGCTGGATTTGGCGTTAGAGATGTGGACGGGTCTGCTGGtatgacagagttccag ggtgactgggatgagtcgtacaaTGAGATCCCTATGTGGGTGTTAGGAGTCCAGTTGACCATGCCTGGTTCAGTAGCAGTCCTTCGGACATGCCCTGTTCGAGTTGGGGGACAGTTGGACGAGTCTCATGCTTATTTTCATAGGATGTTCTGGATGTTCACACCTTGTATCGAGGCATTCTGTCATTGCAAGCCGTTG gacgggaactccaacatactccATGTGGCATTTGTACTAgttgagggtgagaatgctgatTCGTGGttcttctttctctcccacctccGTCAGCACATCACACCGCAGCCAGGTCTTCTAGTTATTtcggacaggcataacggcatcaaggccgcCCTTGACGCTCCTGATGGGGGATGGCTACCTCCGGCTGCATACCgggcattctgcattcgacacgtagCAGCAAATTTCGCCctcaccttcaagggcaaagacgctCGGAGGCTTCTTGTGAATGCCGCAGATGCAAAGACCGAAGTGGAGTTCGATTACTGGTTTGACATTCTGCGGTTTGAGAATCCGGCCATGTGCGACTGGGCGAACAGGATTGAGTATTCATTGTGGACACAGTATTGTGATGAGGGTCGCAGATTCGGGCACATGATGACCAATATCtctgagtgtgtgaactcaatcctTAAGAGTGTTAGGAACCTCCCTGTGTGCTCGCTGGTGAAGGCCACATACGGCAGGTTGGCTAAGCTATTTGTCCGCAAGGGGAGGGAGGCCAAGGCCCAGTTGGGAACCGAACAACAATTCAGTCAATACTTGGTAAAGTGTATCGAGGCCAATCTGAAGACGgctaggtgcttcacggtgactgtATATGACAGGGATAACTCGGAGTACATAGTGGTAGAGACGACTCCGACTGGTTCGTTCTCACTGGGTAGCTACAGGGTCTCACTAGCTTCGCAGACATGTGATTGTGGCTACTTCCAGGCACTTCATTTTCCATGTCCGCACGCATTGGCATGCTGTGCCTACTCACGTGTTACTTGGCAACCATACCTCCACCAGGTGTATCGACTAAGTTCGGTTTTCAGTGTATATCGGATGAGATTCACACCTCCAATCccggagggtttctggccacctTATGACGGGCCGACCGTTATACCGGACCCGAATATGAGGCGTGCGAGGGAGGGTCGTTCGCGGTCCACTCGGATAAGAACCAATATGGATGAGGCAGATCCGAACCGGCCCAAGAGATGTGGCCTCTGTAGGCAACCTGGACACACTCGTCGAAGTTGTCCACAGACCGGAGGACCCAGCCATGCAGGGTGA